One Chloroflexota bacterium DNA segment encodes these proteins:
- a CDS encoding DUF2249 domain-containing protein, translating into MITATMRVGELLGRHPELEDWLVLNVPRLARLSNPHLRRILSRWLTLSQLAQMMHLEVDQLLMAVNQALNATNQPEGTPQEPPVWLQERPIYRTIQVDQLTNEVDDPVQLILRSAKAVPAGMVLLLVNSFDPQPISAALDHQGFVSWQRPNRERWDCYLYRQLPGEEQWFAARPVLQQPTVIDNRGLKTPLPLVNTLEALTTLEPGQQLLTLTDIQPTYLYPMLEERGFIYSTSRAIDYGYITTINRPLISVN; encoded by the coding sequence ATGATTACCGCAACGATGCGTGTTGGTGAATTGCTGGGACGGCATCCTGAGCTAGAAGATTGGCTCGTATTGAACGTGCCAAGGCTGGCTCGCCTGTCGAATCCACATTTGCGACGGATTTTAAGTCGTTGGTTGACACTCAGCCAATTGGCCCAAATGATGCACTTAGAAGTTGATCAATTGCTGATGGCGGTCAATCAGGCCTTAAATGCCACCAATCAGCCCGAAGGTACGCCCCAAGAGCCACCAGTCTGGCTGCAAGAACGGCCAATTTATCGCACAATTCAGGTTGATCAATTAACCAATGAAGTTGATGATCCGGTGCAATTGATTTTGCGTAGCGCCAAAGCAGTGCCCGCTGGTATGGTCTTATTATTAGTTAATTCATTTGATCCTCAGCCGATTAGTGCCGCTTTAGATCACCAAGGCTTTGTCAGTTGGCAACGGCCAAATCGTGAACGCTGGGATTGTTATCTTTATCGCCAATTGCCTGGCGAAGAGCAATGGTTTGCGGCTCGTCCAGTGCTGCAACAACCCACCGTGATCGATAATCGTGGCCTCAAAACGCCCTTGCCCTTGGTCAATACCTTGGAAGCCTTGACAACCTTGGAGCCAGGCCAGCAATTATTGACTTTGACTGATATTCAGCCAACCTATCTTTACCCGATGCTCGAAGAACGTGGGTTTATCTACAGTACTAGTCGGGCAATTGATTATGGCTATATCACCACGATCAATCGGCCATTGATCTCAGTTAATTGA
- a CDS encoding metalloregulator ArsR/SmtB family transcription factor: MTAALPTEIQAFLRALGNETRQTILFLFANHQQLTVGEIAELAQIGQSTASEHLTMLKRAGLLISTRQGKEVIYQADTQRMVAYAEELVVYLKTCTYE; the protein is encoded by the coding sequence ATGACAGCGGCACTCCCAACTGAAATTCAAGCTTTTCTGCGGGCATTGGGCAACGAAACCCGCCAAACGATTTTGTTTTTGTTTGCCAACCATCAGCAACTCACGGTCGGCGAAATTGCCGAACTTGCCCAAATTGGCCAATCGACCGCCTCGGAACACCTGACCATGCTCAAACGGGCGGGCTTGTTGATTTCGACCCGCCAAGGCAAAGAGGTGATTTACCAAGCCGATACTCAGCGGATGGTCGCCTATGCCGAGGAATTAGTGGTCTACTTAAAAACCTGTACCTACGAATAA
- a CDS encoding saccharopine dehydrogenase NADP-binding domain-containing protein yields the protein MQAIVILGGYGVVGSQIAQILRQSHPDLPLILAGRNPQQAQQLVAELGGPTSAAAIDVLKPQPLAALQPQAIINAVNDPHDYVLQEAVARGIPMVDITRWTSRLQRTLDGIDRNTLKAPLLFASHWMAGLASVVAFAATQQLAQTEQMDLHVLFSLKDKAGPNSIEYMEHITTPFTITEKHQPREVYPYTEPQTVTFPNGYRAKTYRFDTPDQWTLPQSTKAASVSARITFDDRLTMGLLLGLARSGVWKLLMHRRFDRLRHALLYNPGKGAAHELVWQISGRDHAGKAQQLTKTIVDRQGQTHLTAVGAVIQLETMLGLDGSQAFAPGIYFPETAPKLVYALGRMQQLGVELN from the coding sequence ATGCAAGCAATCGTTATTTTGGGTGGTTATGGCGTGGTTGGGTCGCAGATTGCCCAGATTTTGCGTCAGAGTCACCCTGATCTGCCGTTGATTTTGGCGGGGCGTAACCCGCAGCAAGCTCAGCAATTGGTCGCCGAACTTGGTGGGCCAACCAGCGCGGCGGCGATCGATGTGCTCAAGCCGCAACCATTGGCGGCATTGCAACCACAGGCGATTATCAATGCTGTCAATGACCCACATGATTATGTGTTGCAAGAAGCAGTGGCCCGTGGGATTCCCATGGTTGATATCACCCGTTGGACATCACGTTTACAACGAACCTTGGATGGGATTGATCGCAACACTCTGAAGGCTCCGTTGCTATTTGCCTCGCATTGGATGGCGGGCTTGGCCAGTGTGGTGGCGTTTGCGGCAACCCAGCAATTAGCCCAAACCGAACAGATGGATTTGCATGTGCTGTTTTCGCTCAAGGATAAAGCTGGGCCAAATTCAATTGAATATATGGAGCATATTACTACGCCGTTTACCATCACTGAAAAACATCAGCCAAGAGAGGTTTACCCGTATACTGAGCCGCAAACCGTGACCTTTCCCAATGGCTATCGCGCCAAAACCTATCGCTTTGATACGCCTGATCAATGGACATTGCCGCAAAGCACCAAGGCTGCGAGTGTTTCGGCCCGCATCACCTTTGATGATCGTTTGACCATGGGTTTGTTGTTGGGCTTGGCGCGTTCTGGCGTGTGGAAATTGTTGATGCATCGGCGCTTTGATCGTTTGCGCCATGCCTTGCTTTACAATCCTGGCAAGGGCGCGGCCCATGAATTGGTGTGGCAGATCAGCGGGCGTGATCATGCTGGTAAGGCCCAGCAATTGACCAAAACAATTGTTGATCGTCAAGGCCAAACCCACCTGACGGCAGTAGGCGCGGTGATTCAACTTGAAACAATGTTAGGGCTAGATGGTAGCCAAGCGTTTGCGCCAGGCATTTATTTTCCTGAGACAGCACCAAAATTGGTCTATGCTTTGGGTCGTATGCAGCAGCTTGGGGTGGAATTAAATTAA